In a genomic window of Phragmites australis chromosome 14, lpPhrAust1.1, whole genome shotgun sequence:
- the LOC133890455 gene encoding uncharacterized protein LOC133890455: MASADDQAAAAALLGGDPAAFDALLSTLMSSSNADRAAAEAAFHRLRASHPEPLALRLASSLAAPTTPAELRAMAGVLLRKVLSPTPSSDASSNNAAPLWPQLSPTGQSALKSHLLSALHSDPPKPIAKKVCDAISELAALLLPENAWAELLPFLFAAASGPEAPNLQESALLIFARLADYIAESLLDHLMTIHNLLASALAHPTSPDVRIAALSAAVNLVQCLPTNADRDKMQDLLPAMMRALTDCLNSGQEASAQEALELLVELAGAEPRFLRRQIADVVGAMLQVAEASQLEDGTRHLAVEFVITLAEARERAPGMMRRLPQFVGRLFAVLMQMLLDVEDDPAWHSAETEDEDAGEGNNYGVAQECLDRLAIAIGGNAIVPIASELLPQYLSAPEWQKHHAALITLAQIAEGCAKVMLKNLEQVISMILNGFQHPHPRVRWAAINAIGQLSTDLGPDLQVHYHQKVLPALANAMDDFQNPRVQAHAASAILNFSENCTPEILTPCLDGIVSKLLVLLQNGKQMVQEGALTALASVADSSQEHFKKYYDAVMPYLKAILMNATDKSNRMLRAKSMECISLVGMAVGKDKFRDDAKQVMEVLMALQGTPMETDDPITSYMLQAWARLCKCLGQDFLPYMSVVMPPLLQSAQLKPDVTITSAESDGEIESDDDSIETITLGDKRIGIRTSVLEEKATACNMLCCYADELKEGFFPWIDQVAPTLVPLLKFYFHEEVRRAAVSAMPELLRSAKLAVEKGQAQGRDESYVKQLSDYIIPALVEALHKEPETEMCSSMLDSLNQCMQLSGRLLDENQVRAISDEIKNVIIASATRKSERTERTKAEDFDADEGELLKEENEQEEEVFDQVGECLGTLIKTFKASFLPFFDELSVYITPMLGKDKTAEERRIAICIFDDVAEQCRESALKYYDTYLPFLLEASNDENSDVRQAAVYGVGVCAEFGGHVFRPLVGEALSKLNNVIRHPEAQHPDNIMAYDNAVSALGKICQFHRDGIDAAQVVPAWLSCLPIKDDKIEAKVVHEQLCSMVERSDAEILGPHSQYLPKIVSIFAEVLCNGTELATDEIRNRMVNILRRFQQTLPPDFFASAFSNLQPQQQLLLQSILST, translated from the exons ATGGCTTCCGCCGACGACcaggccgcggccgccgcgctgcTGGGGGGCGACCCGGCGGCCTTCGACGCGCTCCTGTCGACGCTAATGTCGTCCTCCAACGCCGACCGAGCCGCCGCCGAGGCTGCCTTCCACCGCCTCCGTGCCTCCCACCCGGAGCCCCTGGCACTGCGGCTAGCCTCGTCGCTCGCCGCGCCCACCACCCCTGCCGAACTCCGCGCCATGGCAGGGGTCCTCCTCCGCAAGGTCCTGTCCCCGACCCCATCCTCCGATGCGTCCTCCAACAACGCGGCGCCTCTCTGGCCCCAGCTCTCCCCCACGGGCCAGTCGGCGCTCAAGTCGCACCTCCTCTCGGCGCTGCACTCCGATCCCCCCAAGCCTATCGCGAAGAAGGTATGCGACGCCATCTCCGAGCTCGCCGCGTTGCTGCTTCCGGAGAACGCCTGGGCGGAGCTGCTGCCGTTCCTCTTCGCAGCGGCGTCGGGGCCCGAGGCGCCCAACCTGCAGGAGTCCGCGCTGCTCATCTTCGCGAGGCTGGCGGATTACATCGCAGAATCGCTTCTCGATCATTTGATGACCATCCACAACCTGCTCGCCTCAGCCCTGGCGCATCCGACATCCCCTGATGTGCGTATTGCAGCCCTGAGTGCTGCGGTCAACCTCGTTCAGTGCCTTCCCACGAATGCGGACCGAGATAAGATGCAGGATTTGCTTCCCGCAATGATGAGGGCGCTCACAGATTGCCTAAACTCAGGTCAGGAGGCCTCTGCGCAGGAGGCACTGGAGCTGCTTGTGGAGCTGGCTGGTGCAGAGCCAAGGTTCCTACGGCGGCAGATTGCGGATGTGGTAGGAGCAATGCTGCAAGTAGCCGAGGCTTCACAGCTGGAAGATGGGACCAGGCACTTGGCAGTGGAGTTTGTGATTACTCTTGCTGAGGCAAGGGAGCGTGCACCAGGAATGATGCGACGGCTCCCACAGTTTGTTGGCAGGCTGTTTGCAGTGCTGATGCAGATGTtgcttgatgttgaggatgaccCTGCTTGGCACTCTGCTGAAactgaagatgaagatgcagGCGAAGGGAACAACTATGGAGTGGCACAGGAGTGCCTTGACCGACTTGCCATTGCCATTGGTGGAAATGCAATTGTGCCAATAGCATCTGAGCTGCTTCCACAGTACCTTTCTGCTCCCGAGTGGCAGAAGCACCACGCTGCGCTCATCACACTTGCACAGATTGCAGAAGGATGCGCAAAG GTTATGCTTAAAAATTTGGAACAAGTTATTTCGATGATATTGAATGGATTCCAACATCCCCATCCTCGTGTGCGATGGGCTGCAATCAATGCCATCGGTCAGCTGTCTACGGATTTGGGCCCAGACTTGCAAGTTCATTACCACCAGAAGGTGCTGCCTGCATTGGCGAATGCTATGGATGATTTCCAGAATCCAAGGGTTCAG GCGCATGCCGCGTCAGCTATCTTGAATTTCAGTGAGAATTGTACACCGGAAATTTTGACACCATGCCTGGATGGAATTGTTAGTAAattacttgttcttcttcag AATGGCAAGCAAATGGTTCAAGAGGGAGCATTGACAGCTTTAGCATCGGTAGCAGATTCATCACAG GAGCACTTCAAGAAATACTATGACGCTGTTATGCCATACCTGAAAGCTATTTTAATGAATGCAACTGACAAGTCTAATAGGATGCTCCGTGCTAAGTCCATGGAGTGTATAAGTCTGGTAGGAATGGCCGTGGGCAAGGACAAGTTCAGAGACGACGCCAAGCAG GTTATGGAAGTACTTATGGCTTTGCAAGGAACTCCAATGGAAACTGATGATCCAATAACCAGCTACATGTTGCAG GCTTGGGCCAGGCTATGCAAATGTCTTGGGCAGGATTTCCTTCCTTACATGAGTGTTGTTATGCCACCACTGCTTCAGTCTGCTCAGCTGAAGCCTGATGTGACAATTACTTCAGCTGAATCAGATGGTGAAATAGAATCAGATGATGATAG CATTGAAACAATCACACTTGGCGACAAAAGAATAGGAATCCGGACTAGTGTGCTAGAAGAGAAAGCAACAGCTTGCAACATGCTGTGCTGCTACGCTGATGAGCTTAAGGAGGGGTTCTTCCCATGGATTGATCAG GTTGCTCCCACGCTGGTACCTCTGCTTAAGTTTTATTTTCATGAAGAAGTCAGGAGAGCTGCTGTTTCAG CAATGCCGGAACTACTACGTTCGGCAAAATTGGCTGTTGAGAAGGGGCAGGCTCAAGGACGTGATGAGTCATATGTTAAACAGTTGTCTGACTACATAATTCCAGCTCTTGTTGAAGCACTGCACAAG GAGCCAGAAACAGAAATGTGCTCATCCATGCTGGATTCATTAAATCAGTGCATGCAG CTTTCTGGTCGCCTCCTTGATGAAAACCAAGTACGAGCTATTTCGGATGAGATTAAGAATGTCATTATAGCCAGCGCAACCAGGAAAAGTGAACGTACAGAGAGAACAAAAGCGGAAGATTTTGATGCTGATGAGGGAGAACTACTCAAAGAAGAGAATGAACAAGAGGAGGAAGTATTTGATCAG gttggcgagtGCCTTGGAACTTTGATTAAAACCTTCAAAGCTTCTTTCTTGCCATTCTTTGATGAGCTTTCTGTGTACATCACACCAATGTTG GGAAAAGATAAAACAGCTGAGGAGAGAAGGATAGCTATCTGTATTTTTGATGATGTTGCGGAGCAGTGCCGTGAATCAGCTCTGAAGTATTATGATACATACCTTCCTTTCCTGTTGGAGGCATCGAATGATGAAAATTCAGATGTTCGGCAG GCAGCTGTCTATGGTGTGGGTGTATGCGCCGAGTTTGGTGGCCATGTTTTCCGCCCTCTAGTTGGAG AGGCCCTGTCAAAATTGAACAATGTTATCAGACATCCTGAAGCACAACATCCAGACAATATTATGGCATATGACAATGCTGTCTCAGCGCTCGGAAAAATATGTCAATTTCATCGGGATGGCATTGATGCAGCTCAG GTTGTTCCAGCCtggcttagttgcttgcctatAAAAGATGACAAGATTGAAGCTAAAGTGGTACATGAGCAACTTTGCTCAATGGTCGAGAG GTCGGATGCTGAAATTCTTGGTCCTCACAGTCAATATCTTCCTaaaattgtttcaatttttgcTGAG GTCCTGTGTAATGGAACAGAACTTGCAACAGATGAAATAAGAAACAGGATGGTCAATATTTTGAGGCGTTTCCAGCAGACTTTGCCTCCTGATTTTTTCGCGTCAGCATTTTCCAATTTGcaaccgcagcagcagcttctgcTACAGTCCATCTTATCGACATAG
- the LOC133891346 gene encoding ethylene-responsive transcription factor ERN1-like, translating into MELHFQAQPPVFQVKDYCYYYYQQEAAAQARPKPRGRKKGANNHSKFVGVRQRASGRWVAEIKDTTRKIRMWLGTFETAEAAAKAYDEAARLLRGADARTNFAPRISPDCPLAVRIRGLLHLKKLKKAKSAAASSSSKQKASSSPAPTTSNSNSNSTNSACGGSSSSSSAVSFDDAMKQFVGAEDVGEVYRPELAPVGAKEFDSWVFDSAFGQFPALDGFAAAVDSAVQAAPAEEPSAAAAPGEMAEFERIKVERRISASLYAMNGLQEYFDRVFDASACDSLWDLSPLCH; encoded by the coding sequence ATGGAGCTCCACTTCCAAGCGCAGCCTCCAGTGTTCCAGGTCAAGGACTACTGCTACTACTACTACCAGCAGGAGGCCGCCGCGCAGGCCCGGCCCAAGCCGCGGGGCAGGAAGAAGGGCGCCAACAACCACAGCAAGTTCGTCGGCGTCCGGCAGCGGGCGTCGGGGCGGTGGGTGGCCGAGATCAAGGACACCACGCGGAAGATCCGCATGTGGCTCGGCACCTTCGAGACCGCCGAGGCCGCGGCCAAAGCCTACGACGAGGCCGCGCGCCTCCTCCGCGGCGCCGACGCCCGCACCAACTTCGCGCCACGCATCTCTCCGGACTGCCCGCTCGCCGTCCGCATCCgcggcctcctccacctcaagaagctcaagaaggccAAGTCCGCCGCAGCGAGCTCCTCGTCGAAGCAGAAGGCTTCGAGCTCCCCTGCTCCCACCACAAGCAATAGCAATAGTAATAGCACGAATAGTGCTTGTGGTGGCTcaagtagcagcagcagcgcggTCAGCTTCGACGACGCCATGAAGCAGTTCGTCGGCGCAGAGGACGTCGGTGAGGTGTACCGGCCGGAGTTGGCCCCCGTGGGCGCCAAGGAGTTCGATTCTTGGGTGTTCGACTCGGCGTTCGGCCAGTTCCCGGCGCTGGACGGCTTCGCGGCCGCCGTGGACAGCGCCGTCCAAGCTGCACCAGCGGAGGAGCCgagcgccgccgcggcgccgggCGAGATGGCGGAGTTCGAGCGGATCAAGGTGGAGCGTCGGATCTCGGCGTCCCTGTACGCCATGAACGGCCTGCAGGAGTACTTCGACAGGGTGTTCGACGCGTCCGCCTGCGACTCGCTCTGGGATCTCTCGCCGCTCTGCCATTAG
- the LOC133890785 gene encoding tubulin alpha-3 chain — MREIISIHIGQAGIQVGNACWELYCLEHGIEPDGTMPSDTSVGVAHDAFNTFFSETGSGKHVPRAIFVDLEPTVIDEVRTGSYRQLFHPEQLISGKEDAANNFARGHYTVGKEIVDLCLDRVRKLADNCTGLQGFLVFNAVGGGTGSGLGSLLLERLSVDYGKKSKLGFTIYPSPQVSTAVVEPYNSVLSTHSLLEHTDVAVLLDNEAIYDICRRSLDIERPTYTNLNRLISQIISSLTTSLRFDGAINVDVTEFQTNLVPYPRIHFMLSSYAPVISAEKAYHEQLSVPEITNAVFEPSSMMAKCDPRHGKYMACCLMYRGDVVPKDVNAAVATIKTKRTVQFVDWCPTGFKCGINYQPPSVVPGGDLAKVQRAVCMISNNTAVAEVFSRIDHKFDLMYAKRAFVHWYVGEGMEEGEFSEAREDLAALEKDYEEVGAEGADDEGDEGEDY, encoded by the exons ATGAGGGAGATCATCAGCATCCATATCGGGCAGGCCGGGATCCAGGTCGGCAACGCCTGCTGGGAGCTCTACTGCCTCGAGCACGGCATCGAGCCCGATGGCACCATGCCCAG TGATACCTCGGTTGGCGTCGCACATGATGCGTTCAACACATTCTTCAGTGAGACCGGTTCGGGCAAGCATGTGCCGAGGGCCATCTTCGTCGACCTCGAGCCCACAGTCATCGACGAGGTGCGCACTGGCTCGTACCGCCAGCTCTTCCACCCAGAGCAGCTCATCTCCGGGAAGGAGGATGCTGCTAACAACTTTGCCCGTGGCCACTACACTG TTGGAAAGGAGATTGTAGATCTATGCCTGGACCGTGTGCGCAAGTTGGCAGACAATTGCACTGGGCTGCAGGGATTCTTGGTTTTCAATGCTGTCGGTGGTGGTACTGGCTCTGGACTTGGTTCACTGCTGTTGGAGCGTCTCTCAGTTGATTACGGCAAGAAGTCTAAGCTTGGTTTCACCATTTATCCTTCCCCACAG GTGTCAACAGCTGTTGTAGAGCCATACAACAGTGTCCTCTCAACCCACTCCTTGCTCGAGCACACAGATGTTGCAGTCCTCCTGGACAACGAGGCTATATATGACATATGCCGGAGGTCGCTTGACATTGAGAGGCCAACTTACACCAACCTGAACAGGCTGATCTCACAGATCATATCTTCTCTTACCACGTCCCTGAGGTTTGATGGTGCTATCAATGTGGATGTCACTGAGTTCCAGACCAACCTTGTTCCATACCCTCGTATCCACTTCATGCTTTCATCTTATGCCCCTGTAATCTCTGCTGAGAAGGCCTACCATGAGCAACTCTCTGTTCCTGAAATCACCAATGCTGTCTTTGAGCCCTCAAGCATGATGGCCAAGTGTGACCCAAGGCACGGTAAATACATGGCTTGCTGCTTGATGTACCGTGGTGATGTTGTTCCCAAGGATGTCAATGCAGCAGTTGCAACGATCAAGACCAAGAGAACTGTCCAGTTTGTTGACTG GTGCCCTACTGGATTCAAGTGCGGTATCAACTACCAGCCACCCTCAGTTGTCCCTGGTGGTGACCTGGCAAAGGTGCAGCGCGCCGTGTGCATGATCAGCAACAACACTGCTGTTGCCGAGGTATTCTCGCGCATCGACCACAAGTTCGACTTGATGTACGCCAAGCGTGCCTTTGTGCACTGGTACGTGGGTGAGGGTATGGAAGAAGGTGAATTCTCAGAAGCCCGTGAGGACTTGGCTGCTCTTGAGAAGGACTACGAGGAGGTTGGCGCGGAAGGCGCGGACGATGAGGGTGACGAGGGAGAAGACTACTGA